A genomic segment from Chanos chanos chromosome 2, fChaCha1.1, whole genome shotgun sequence encodes:
- the rab9b gene encoding ras-related protein Rab-9B: protein MTGKSLLLKVILLGDGGVGKSSLMNRYVTDRFDSQSFHTIGVEFLNRDLEVDGRLVTLQIWDTAGQERFKSLRTPFYRGADCCLLTFAVDDLQSFQNLGCWKKEFMYYSDVRDPERFPFVVLGNKVDKEEREVGQDEARAWCEENGCCPYFETSAKDDTNVAAAFEAAVREVLASEDPIDHALLSSTIDLHGNRKAPRFSCC, encoded by the coding sequence ATGACAGGGAAGAGCCTCCTGCTGAAGGTGATCCTGCTGGGAGACGGTGGAGTGGGGAAAAGCTCCCTAATGAACCGTTACGTGACCGACCGCTTCGACTCGCAGTCCTTTCACACCATCGGCGTGGAGTTCCTGAACCGGGACCTGGAGGTGGACGGACGCCTGGTCACGCTGCAGATCTGGGACACAGCAGGTCAGGAACGCTTCAAGAGCCTGCGAACGCCGTTCTACCGCGGTGCCGACTGCTGCCTTCTCACGTTCGCCGTGGACGACCTGCAGAGCTTCCAGAACCTGGGCTGCTGGAAGAAGGAGTTCATGTATTACTCGGACGTACGCGACCCAGAGCGCTTTCCCTTCGTGGTGTTGGGAAACAAGGTGGataaagaggagagggaggtgggtCAGGATGAAGCCCGGGCCTGGTGCGAGGAGAACGGCTGCTGCCCGTACTTCGAAACCAGCGCCAAGGACGACACCAACGTGGCCGCTGCTTTCGAGGCGGCCGTCCGCGAGGTGCTGGCCAGCGAAGATCCCATCGACCACGCTTTGCTGAGTAGCACCATCGATCTCCATGGCAACCGCAAAGCGCCACGGTTCTCCTGCTGCTGA
- the LOC115806042 gene encoding regulator of cell cycle RGCC, which translates to MSSANLKELEMELGDLLQEFETVVEEMTEPSQSAPYVYEHLLNDAKRRTGMGDGVSDSGIEDSDYGSERSMGNSLNTSEEELRTAGMTAASKAKLGDTDDLQSFIDNLDRELAEM; encoded by the exons ATGTCCTCCGCAAACTTAAAAG AGTTGGAAATGGAGCTCGGGGACTTGCTCCAGGAATTTGAGACCGTGGTTGAAGAGATGACCGAACCGTCACAGAGTGCCCCATACGTTTACGAGCATCTCCTCAACGACGCCAAGAGACGCACGGGAATGGGAGATGGAGTGAGTGACAGTGGTATCGAGGACTCGGATTACG GCAGTGAACGATCCATGGGAAACAGCTTGAACACCAGCGAAGAAGAGCTCCGAACTGCAGGCATGACAGCGGCATCGAAAG CCAAGCTGGGGGACACAGATGATCTGCAGAGCTTCATCGATAACCTGGACAGAGAACTTGCTG AGATGTGA
- the pcdh20l gene encoding protocadherin-20, translating to MNLSGLLQRVVLLTAVRQILCHTLHFKVQEEEEEGVKIGALSEYSPPYQLLTTEDTGYVRVDEKGDLYTTERKIDREAPCTLISVDAVVGQGQDQELVKVLITVEDINDNAPQFEESEIRLSVAEDASVGTRFLLDDLAQDRDAGDNAELHYHLEGAHGLFGLTQSESSLELVVQTTLDRETQDSHRVTLVAVDGGLVPLSATTILIITVEDVNDNCPRFDPEGPHTATVTGDPRGGTELARIEATDPDLGQNAEITYSFGVQISDRAKALFRIDKRTGQITLTRDVKIDSPEVHVLKVYASGPLCPFAHIDVTIYMQPEANPEPGIKIKFIAKHENRTILLEENEPPTALALLELTDTSTVKSVLSLAADDTPFSLKLHAGRYLLSTSKPLDFEVRREYLVTVVIKNTEGECLLVKEVIKVQIQDVNDNAPSFELPRYEKDLEENNEPGALLLQVRAVDADSQLNGKVSYRLTWNSPDIFSVNPMTGQLFVSESLDREQQGSYYLTVLARDHGTPWREASVPVRINVLDQNDNRPAFLTPRFIFFVSESIPHLGHVGKVGVTDEDHGENGRVVDVRVLNDSVPFAFDHSQGTLRSTGEVDREKRERYELLLLARDGGTPPLSSTAWVTVFVEDVNDNQPQVILPSSNLSCLTVSPTTRAGTMVTKIYAIDEDSGMNSDITYHIIAREPEHPSPFEIDPRTGNITLVQHLGGRDYGMYHLFIVVSDGGKPAPLQATVWVNLLINDTQKQCHLSSVPEYSPRSDTAPASAPRCQDNDGRTEHAQLVFLIGVGMMVVSLCVLLAAVVIFVKYRQKRPEKQKSVWRESELRPLN from the exons atgaatttatCTGGTCTTCTACAG CGAGTTGTTCTTCTGACTGCAGTCAGACAGATCCTGTGCCACACACTGCATTTCAAAGTccaagaagaggaggaggagggcgtTAAGATTGGCGCTCTGAGTGAATATTCTCCTCCGTATCAGCTGCTCACCACAGAGGACACGGGGTATGTAAGAGTGGACGAAAAAGGAGACCTGTACACCACAGAGCGTAAAATCGACAGAGAGGCTCCCTGCACGCTCATCTCGGTCGACGCTGTCGTAGGCCAAGGGCAAGACCAAGAGCTGGTGAAGGTGTTAATCACGGTGGAGGACATTAACGACAACGCTCCGCAGTTCGAAGAGAGCGAGATTCGTCTAAGCGTCGCCGAAGACGCGTCGGTCGGAACGAGGTTTCTGCTGGATGACCTTGCTCAGGACAGAGATGCAGGTGACAATGCAGAGCTGCACTATCACCTAGAGGGAGCCCATGGCCTCTTTGGTTTGACCCAGAGCGAATCCTCACTCGAGCTGGTGGTTCAAACCACTCTGGATCGAGAGACTCAGGATAGCCACCGCGTGACACTCGTTGCTGTAGACGGCGGTTTGGTGCCACTCAGTGCTACCACAATCCTCATTATAACAGTGGAAGATGTCAATGATAACTGCCCACGGTTTGACCCAGAGGGTCCCCACACTGCCACAGTGACAGGGGACCCCCGGGGAGGGACAGAGTTGGCCCGAATCGAAGCCACTGACCCGGACCTGGGTCAGAACGCTGAGATTACATACTCTTTCGGCGTTCAGATTTCAGACAGAGCGAAGGCATTGTTCCGCATCGACAAACGCACGGGACAGATCACCTTAACCAGGGACGTTAAGATCGACAGCCCCGAGGTGCACGTGTTGAAAGTATACGCGAGTGGGCCGCTCTGTCCATTTGCCCACATCGATGTAACCATATACATGCAGCCAGAGGCAAACCCAGAGCCTGGAATTAAGATCAAGTTCATAGCAAAGcatgaaaacagaacaatacTGCTGGAGGAGAATGAACCCCCCACCGCCCTGGCTCTTTTGGAGCTGACAGACACCTCCACTGTCAAAAGCGTTCTGTCTTTAGCGGCAGATGACACACCGTTCTCGCTGAAACTCCACGCTGGGCGCTATCTCCTTTCAACATCAAAACCCCTAGACTTTGAGGTGCGCAGGGAATATCTAGTTACAGTTGTTATCAAAAACACCGAGGGCGAGTGTTTACTTGTAAAGGAAGTGATCAAAGTTCAGATACAGGACGTCAATGACAATGCCCCGAGCTTTGAGCTGCCTCGCTATGAAAAGGACCTTGAGGAAAACAACGAACCTGGGGCACTTCTTTTACAGGTTAGGGCAGTTGATGCAGACAGCCAACTGAATGGGAAAGTTTCATACAGACTGACGTGGAACAGCCCAGATATCTTCAGTGTAAACCCTATGACGGGGCAGCTGTTTGTGTCAGAGTCTTTGGACAGAGAGCAGCAGGGGTCGTACTATCTCACCGTGTTGGCCAGGGATCATGGCACGCCTTGGCGTGAAGCCTCTGTACCAGTTCGCATTAATGTACTGGACCAAAACGACAACCGGCCCGCTTTCCTAACCCCACGTTTCATCTTCTTCGTGTCTGAGAGCATCCCCCATCTCGGCCACGTGGGGAAAGTGGGCGTGACCGACGAAGACCACGGGGAAAACGGACGGGTGGTGGACGTGCGCGTGCTGAACGACAGCGTACCTTTCGCCTTCGACCACTCCCAGGGCACGTTACGGAGCACGGGCGAGGTGGACCGCGAGAAACGGGAACGCTATGAGCTGCTCCTCCTCGCCCGCGACGGGGgcacccctcccctctcctccacgGCCTGGGTCACCGTCTTCGTGGAGGACGTCAACGACAATCAACCCCAGGTCATCCTGCCCAGCAGTAACCTCTCCTGCCTTACCGTATCGCCAACCACCAGGGCTGGCACCATGGTCACTAAGATCTATGCGATTGACGAGGATTCGGGCATGAACTCGGACATCACCTACCACATCATCGCTAGGGAACCAGAGCACCCTAGTCCGTTCGAGATCGACCCGCGCACAGGCAACATTACCCTGGTCCAGCACCTGGGGGGCCGGGACTACGGCATGTACCATCTCTTTATAGTGGTTAGCGATGGGGGCAAACCGGCTCCACTGCAGGCCACAGTGTGGGTGAACCTGCTGATCAATGAcactcagaaacagtgtcaccTCAGCTCTGTCCCGGAGTACTCACCACGCAGTGATACTGCCCCTGCATCTGCCCCACGTTGCCAGGACAACGACGGCCGTACAGAACATGCTCAGCTTGTATTCCTAATCGGCGTGGGGATGATGgtcgtctctctgtgtgtgctcctGGCAGCCGTGGTGATATTTGTGAAGTATAGACAAAAGAGAccagaaaagcagaaaagtgTTTGGAGGGAAAGTGAACTGCGACCTTTAAACTAG
- the pofut4 gene encoding GDP-fucose protein O-fucosyltransferase 4, whose product MMAIWGGMVPCLLLALFCRLCGAQEPVETVDGNAFLPQSALTDIEFATVNSYRGPGNNDSRSNKELPILLWWSAGLFPHFPGDTERIDCARSSCLVTRNRKVQLYRRTASIIFYGTDFRAYEAPLPRLSHQTWALFHEESPMNNYVLSHGPGIRLFNYTATFRRESDYPLTLQWLPSLEYLLHPPSVSIADKNRWRRAGLAPVLYMQSHCDVPSDRDRYVQELMKYIQVDSYGKCLNNKPLPKHLEDTSTATGEERPFMNFVARYKFHLALENGICPDYMTEKLWRPLHQGCVPIYRGSSSAADWLPNDHSAILVDNFSSPRELADYIKALDENDERYARYLEFKTPRKITNVRLLDELQTREWGVNDMSKPNYLNGFECFVCDHENERLAAERAHRRNPGQHPRPLPKMANNSHMGCPLPSPGYGAIENIDPNDSWLQMWPQDYWQSLDQAEGLESMLRHNESDPGRLWHHIQDMAVRRARGQ is encoded by the exons ATG ATGGCTATTTGGGGCGGAATGGTTCCCTGTCTGTTGCTAGCTCTGTTCTGCAGGCTGTGCGGAGCTCAGGAGCCTGTCGAAACAGTGGACGGGAACGCGTTCTTGCCCCAGAGTGCACTGACTGACATTGAGTTTGCCACTGTGAATTCATACCGTGGCCCGGGGAACAACGACTCTCGGAGTAACAAGGAGCTACCGATCCTGCTGTGGTGGAGTGCCGGCTTGTTCCCACACTTTCCCGGAGACACGGAACGCATCGACTGCGCCCGTTCATCCTGCCTAGTCACACGCAATCGCAAGGTGCAGCTTTACCGTCGCACGGCCTCCATAATCTTTTACGGAACAGATTTTAGGGCATATGAAGCACCTCTACCACGACTGTCACACCAGACGTGGGCTCTGTTTCACGAGGAGTCGCCAATGAATAACTACGTCCTCTCTCACGGTCCGGGCATTCGGCTCTTTAACTACACGGCTACTTTCAGGCGTGAGTCCGACTACCCGCTGACTCTGCAGTGGCTCCCCTCGTTGGAGTACCTCTTGCACCCTCCTTCTGTGTCCATAGCGGACAAGAACCGCTGGAGACGGGCGGGCTTGGCTCCGGTCCTCTACATGCAGTCTCACTGCGACGTCCCGTCAGACAGAGACCGTTACGTGCAAGAGCTTATGAAGTACATACAG GTGGACTCATATGGAAAGTGTCTAAATAACAAGCCGTTGCCTAAGCACCTGGAAGACACCAGCACGGCCACTGGAGAAGAGCGCCCCTTCATGAACTTTGTGGCGCGGTATAAGTTCCACCTGGCCCTGGAGAACGGAATTTGTCCAGACTACATGACCGAGAAGCTGTGGAGGCCCCTGCACCAGGGCTGTGTGCCCATCTACAGAGGATCTTCTTCAGCGGCTGATTGGCTTCCCAACGACCACTCTGCGATCCTCGTCGATAATTTCTCCTCCCCTCGGGAACTTGCCGACTACATTAAAGCTCTGGACGAAAACGACGAGCGGTACGCCCGTTACCTGGAGTTCAAAACGCCCAGAAAGATCACCAACGTGCGCCTCCTGGACGAGCTGCAGACCAGGGAGTGGGGCGTCAACGACATGAGTAAACCCAATTATCTGAACGGCTTTGAGTGTTTCGTGTGCGACCACGAAAACGAACGTCTGGCCGCGGAGAGAGCACACAGACGAAATCCGGGACAACATCCGCGCCCTCTGCCCAAGATGGCGAATAATTCTCACATGGGGTGCCCTCTACCCAGCCCTGGTTACGGAGCCATAGAGAACATTGACCCGAATGATAG CTGGCTCCAGATGTGGCCACAGGATTACTGGCAGAGTCTGGACCAGGCAGAGGGTTTGGAATCAATGCTGAGACACAACGAGTCTGACCCCGGCCGGCTGTGGCACCACATCCAGGACATGGCAGTGAGGAGAGCCAGAGGCCAAtga
- the plp1a gene encoding proteolipid protein 1a, with amino-acid sequence MGCYECCMRCLGGIPYTSLVATLLCFSGIALFCGCGHQALTETERIIETYFARNLQDYITLAYLIQYFQYIIYGLASFFFLYCVVLLAEGFYTTSAVKQTFGEFRSTECGRCLSTTFIVITYFLAVIWLLVFALSALPVFFFYNMASTCHTINILSETPSSINQLCVDARQYGLLPWNAMPGKACGMTLANVCKTREFFLTYDLYIAAFAGAGITLLALVHCPLHLAVWRELLKEQRRREKAERRQRAMFGQLLTERRGSLCSPYALNTEDG; translated from the exons ATGG GGTGTTACGAATGTTGCATGCGTTGTCTGGGAGGAATCCCGTACACCTCCCTGGTGGCCACTCTCCTGTGCTTCTCTGGCATCGCTCTGTTCTGCGGCTGCGGACACCAAGCCCTCACCGAGACCGAGAGGATCATCGAGACATACTTCGCCCGTAACCTGCAAGACTACATCACCCTGGCCTATCT GATCCAGTATTTTCAGTACATCATCTACGGCCTggcctctttcttcttcctctactGCGTCGTATTACTGGCCGAGGGCTTCTACACCACCAGCGCCGTCAAGCAGACGTTCGGGGAGTTTCGGAGCACGGAGTGTGGTCGGTGTCTCAGTACCACG TTCATCGTGATCACGTACTTCCTGGCTGTCATCTGGCTGCTGGTGTTTGCCCTGTCTGCCTTAcctgtcttcttcttctacaACATGGCATCCACCTGTCACACCATCAACATTCTCTCAGAGACGCCCTCCAGCATCAACCAGCTGTGTGTGGATGCCAGGCAGTACG GTTTGTTGCCTTGGAATGCGATGCCTGGGAAAGCCTGCGGGATGACCCTGGCCAACGTGTGCAAAACTAGGGAG ttttttttgaCATACGACCTCTACATTGCTGCCTTTGCTGGAGCTGGGATTACACTGCTGGCTTtg GTTCACTGTCCGCTCCACCTGGCCGTCTGGCGGGAACttttaaaagaacagagaaggagagagaaggcgGAGAGACGTCAGCGCGCCATGTTTGGACAGCTCCTTACGGAGCGCAGAGGGAGTCTGTGCTCTCCTTACGCCCTGAACACAGAGGACGGGTGA